A single Mytilus trossulus isolate FHL-02 chromosome 12, PNRI_Mtr1.1.1.hap1, whole genome shotgun sequence DNA region contains:
- the LOC134693049 gene encoding sulfotransferase 1B1-like has product MMDPKSLSVEDPTATYPFIPYKDWVFMPTPAIRTKGPEKHFQDIHDYETRESDIILCSSQKSGTHWIHEIMSMLMKQTTEYNSLGPWWELNLEYLRQPEEVKKITGPRIFSTHLPFSFLPRTHVDNGHKIVYLNRNLKDRYVSLYTFLQGKLGVPKWTWAEFFDDFVLEDNLYTGWFNYTKEMIAATKNKSNKIFSVMYEDLLSDPKKHITDLANFLEVPYTDEFINDIVIKCSFKNLKDHKLDVCSIIDTDKKSTLFRKGLIGDWKNWFTVSQNEIMEAIYNKEMRDVDVKFKYE; this is encoded by the exons CTTGTCAGTTGAAGATCCAACAGCTACTTACCCCTTCATACCATACAAAGACTGGGTTTTCATGCCAACACCAGCAATAAGGACAAAGGGACCAGAGAAACACTTCCAAGACATTCACGATTATGAAACCAGAGAAAGTGACATCATCCTTTGCTCGTCCCAAAAATCTG gAACGCATTGGATACATGAAATTATGTCTATGCTCATGAAGCAAACAACGGAGTATAACTCACTTGGACCGTGGTGGGAGTTGAATTTAGAGTACCTTCGACAACCGGAAGAGGTGAAAAAAATTACTGGTCCCCGTATATTCAGTACACATCTACCATTTAGTTTCTTACCACGGACACATGTAGACAATGGTCACAAGATTGTGTATCTCAACAGGAACCTGAAGGATAGATATGTATCACTTTACACGTTCTTGCAAGGAAAACTTGGGGTCCCCAAATGGACTTGGGCAGAATTCTTTGACGACTTTGTTTTGGAAG ATAACTTGTATACTGGATGGTTTAATTACACGAAAGAAATGATTGCAGCTACCAAGAACAAGtcgaacaaaatattttctgtcaTGTACGAAGACCTTCTCAGT GATCCAAAGAAACATATTACTGACCTAGCTAATTTTTTAGAAGTCCCATACACTGACGAATTTATAAATGACATCGTAATAAAATGTAGTTTCAAAAACCTGAAGGACCATAAATTAGATGTCTGTTCTATTATTGATACAGATAAGAAATCAACGCTATTCAGGAAAG GTTTAATTGGTGATTGGAAGAATTGGTTTACTGTATCACAGAACGAAATAATGGAAGCCATCTACAACAAAGAAATGAGAGATGTAGACgtgaaatttaaatatgaatag